The Pagrus major chromosome 17, Pma_NU_1.0 genome includes a region encoding these proteins:
- the LOC141012195 gene encoding nectin 1a-like, whose amino-acid sequence MKTCSRSALMLLKLMYITLLPVLESQDVKVQPEVTGYLGHDVKLPCHFIQGLNASHITQVQWELKSPGGEEIVITVFSNIFGVSVRDTFLKNRVEFAEQSLIIKNVEKGDAGSYTCSIATFPSGSFEGTTNLVVQEQLSSGVVSAVVIAVLLLLVILAAIAYLIFIRRPHSSVRHRVHIDTSGPVRDVTRPSVIVKQEDVVYADVKLKPSRDRTPSSSDKQPGTARDDEDVTYSEVVVLRQQHV is encoded by the exons ATGAAAACTTGCAGCAGATCAGCTCTCATGCTGCTGAAGTTGATGTACATCACTTTACTCCCAG ttcTTGAATCACAAGATGTCAAAGTCCAGCCTGAAGTGACTGGATACCTCGGGCATGATGTCAAACTGCCATGCCATTTCATCCAAGGACTAAATGCCAGCCATATCACTCAGGTTCAGTGGGAGCTCAAGTCaccaggaggagaggaaatcGTCATTACTGTTTTCAGTAATATTTTTGGAGTTAGTGTTCGTGATACGTTTCTGAAGAATAGAGTGGAGTTTGCAGAACAATCTttgataattaaaaatgtggAAAAGGGAGATGCAGGGTCGTACACCTGCAGCATTGCAACCTTTCCAAGTGGTTCATTTGAAGGAACCACCAACCTTGTTGTTCAAG AACAGTTATCATCAGGTGTGGTTTCTGCTGTGGTGATTGCTGTCTTGTTGCTGTTGGTGATTTTGGCTGCCATAGCTTACCTCATCTTCATCagaag ACCTCATTCGTCAGTCAGGCACCGTGTCCACATTG atACAAGTGGTCCAGTGAGGGATGTGACCAGACCATCTGTGATTGTGAAacaggag GATGTGGTCTACGCTGATGTCAAGCTCAAACCGTCCAGAGATAGAACACCTTCATCCAGCGACAAACAACCAGGCACGGCACgtgatgatgaagatgtcaCGTATTCTGAGGTCGTAGTTTTGCGTCAGCAGCACGTATGA